One genomic segment of Mus pahari chromosome 4, PAHARI_EIJ_v1.1, whole genome shotgun sequence includes these proteins:
- the Znf639 gene encoding zinc finger protein 639, whose product MNEYPKKRKRKTLHPSRYSDSSGISRIADGVSGIFSDHCYSVCSMRQPDLKYFDNKDDDSDPETANDLPKFTDGAKARNRNQSYLVPSPVLRILDHTVFSTEKSTDVEICDEECASPESVHQHTQEESPIEVHTSEDVPIAVEVHAISEDYDIEAENNSSESLQDQTDEEPPAKLCKILDKSQALNVTAQQKWPLLRANSSGLYKCELCEFNSKYFSDLKQHVILKHKRTDSNVCRVCKESFSTNMLLIEHAKLHEEDPYICKYCDYKTVIFENLSQHIADTHFSDHLYWCEQCDVQFSSSSELYLHFQEHSRDEQYLCQFCEHETGDPEDLHSHVVNEHARRLIELSDKCGSGGHGQCSLLSKITFDKCKNFFVCQVCGFRSRLHTNVNRHVAIEHTKIFPHVCDDCGKGFSSMLEYCKHLNSHLSEGIYLCQYCEYSTGQIEDLKIHLDFKHSADLPHKCSECLMRFGNERDLIGHLQVHETT is encoded by the exons ATGAATGAAtatcctaaaaaaagaaaaaggaagactttACACCCTTCTCGCTATTCAG ATTCTTCTGGAATAAGCAGAATTGCAGATGGAGTCAGTGGGATTTTTTCTGATCACTGTTACAGTGTCTGCTCTATGAGACAGCcagacttaaaatattttgacaacaAAG ATGATGATTCTGATCCTGAGACAGCAAATGACTTGCCCAAATTTACAGATGGAGCCAAGGCCAGAAACAGGAATCAGAGCTACCTGGTTCCCAGCCCCGTGCTTAGGATTCTAGACCACACTGTCTTTTCCACAG AAAAATCTACTGATGTTGAGATCTGTGATGAAGAATGTGCCTCGCCTGAGTCAGTGCATCAGCATACTCAAGAGGAGAGCCCTATAGAAGTTCATACCTCAGAAGACGTCCCAATTGCTGTAGAAGTTCATGCGATTTCTGAAGATTATGATATAGAGGCAGAGAACAAttcctctgagagcctccaagACCAGACTGATGAAGAACCACCAGCTAAACTCTGTAAAATACTTGACAAGAGCCAAGCTTTGAATGTGACTGCCCAACAGAAGTGGCCTTTACTGAGAGCCAACAGCAGTGGCCTCTACAAGTGTGAACTTTGTGAATTCAACAGTAAGTATTTTTCTGACCTAAAGCAACATGTGATCCTGAAACACAAGCGCACTGACTCGAATGTTTGTCGGGTGTGTAAGGAAAGCTTCTCCACCAACATGCTTCTCATTGAACATGCCAAACTTCACGAAGAAGATCCCTACATCTGTAAGTACTGTGACTACAAGACAGTAATCTTTGAGAACCTCAGCCAGCACATTGCAGACACCCACTTCAGCGACCACCTTTACTGGTGTGAGCAGTGTGATGTGCAGTTCTCCTCAAGCAGTGAGCTCTACCTGCACTTCCAGGAGCACAGCCGTGATGAGCAGTACCTATGCCAGTTCTGTGAGCACGAGACAGGTGACCCTGAGGACTTGCACAGCCACGTCGTCAATGAGCACGCTCGTAGACTGATTGAGCTGAGTGACAAGTGTGGCAGTGGTGGCCATGGGCAGTGCAGCCTTTTAAGCAAGATCACCTTCGACAAATGCAAAAATTTCTTTGTGTGTCAAGTATGTGGCTTTCGGAGCAGACTTCACACAAATGTCAACAGACACGTGGCTATCGAGCATACTAAAATATTCCCTCATGTTTGTGATGACTGTGGGAAGGGCTTTTCCAGCATGTTGGAATATTGCAAGCATCTAAATTCACATCTATCTGAAGGGATTTATTTATGCCAATATTGTGAATATTCAACAGGACAAATCGAAGATCTTAAAATTCATCTAGATTTCAAGCATTCAGCTGACTTGCCTCATAAATGTAGTGAGTGCTTGATGAGGTTTGGGAACGAAAGGGACTTAATCGGTCACCTTCAAGTCCATGAGACTACCTGA